DNA from Algisphaera agarilytica:
GGCTCGAATCCGCTGGACGCGTACAAGCCCTTGGCCACGGCGTTGTCGGCGTGGACCTCGAGTGTGGCGTAGCAGCAGCCGCGTTGCCGGGCCTCGGCGAGTACTGCCGCCATAAGTGCTCGGCCGACGCCGCGGCCGCGTGCTTCGGGGGACACCGCCAGGTCGTGGAGGTTCAGCTTCGGCTGGGCCCGGAAGGTCGACAGCCCTTCGAAACACACCGCGACGCCGAGCGGCGCTGCATCGTGCGAGTCGTCCGCGTAGGCCAGGAACACGACGCAGCCCGGCGTATTGTGAAGTGCCTCGGGTAAGCGCTCGCGGACTTCGTCG
Protein-coding regions in this window:
- a CDS encoding GNAT family N-acetyltransferase — protein: MPQDPAYPELLVREADLTDARDAKSVVEMVAMYATDPLAGGVTLPDEVRERLPEALHNTPGCVVFLAYADDSHDAAPLGVAVCFEGLSTFRAQPKLNLHDLAVSPEARGRGVGRALMAAVLAEARQRGCCYATLEVHADNAVAKGLYASSGFEPGYEFWSCELSS